One Fulvia fulva chromosome 8, complete sequence DNA window includes the following coding sequences:
- a CDS encoding Dynamin-related protein 4C — MQQYFNAKTQPNSLAFACGLSDTHTNTALPKKRSNQFPIIPATAMTMTEELDVVPALPAKTISKALSAGTPEPSNVSVGIDTLQCSRQRKVLDTVDKLRTCGLGSEISLPQLVVCGDQSAGKSSVLEALTEITFPRADELCTRFATEIVLRRAASEAIAIKIIPDTLRSSNEQHAIKAFNEYITNFNSLTT, encoded by the exons ATGCAACAATACTTCAATGCCAAGACACAACCAAATAGCCTAGCATTTGCGTGTGGTCTGTCTGACACTCATACAAATACAGCTCTCCCGAAGAAACGCTCAAATCAGTTTCCGATTATTCCAGCTACAGCTATGACTATGACTGAGGAACTTGACGTTGTGCCTGCTCTTCCTGCCAAAACCATCAGCAAAGCTTTATCAGCAGGGACTCCAGAGCCGAGCAATGTCTCCGTTGGCATCGACACACTCCAGTGCTCGAGGCAGCGCAAAGTGCTGGACACAGTAGACAAGCTCAGAACCTGCGGTCTAGGCAGTGAAATCTCACTTCCTCAGCTAGTCGTGTGTGGAGATCAGTCAGCTG GCAAGAGCAGTGTTCTAGAGGCTTTGACTGAGATCACATTTCCCAGAGCCGACGAGCTCTGTACTCGTTTCGCAACAGAGATAGTTCTTCGCCGTGCTGCGTCGGAAGCGATTGCGATTAAGATAATTCCAGACACCTTGCGATCGTCTAACGAACAACACGCCATCAAAGCTTTTAATGAGTATATAACTAACTTCAACAGTCTCACTACTTAG